A region from the Alnus glutinosa chromosome 5, dhAlnGlut1.1, whole genome shotgun sequence genome encodes:
- the LOC133869309 gene encoding putative F-box/LRR-repeat protein 23 yields MEPPPDLADDFPNWLELPRDLTASILLRLGAVEILTSVQRVCSPWRNLFKDPSMWRAVDMRNSGDWDLSYDLEMMCRHAVDRSCGQLVDINVEYFGTDELLRHIADSSSRVKCLRLHCDDDISDEGLSEVAAKLPLLEELAISHCSLSKDALNAVGQCCPLLKSLKFNSEVYRTPHIECDEEALAIAKNMPGLRRLQLFGNKLTDDGVQAILDGCPHLESLDLRQCFNVNLAGNLGRRCAEQIKDLRCPRDPTDDYEFDAELHEYDFFDDYSSGLSDIDDLSDTYGYYEFSDSSNSDNDYQDYDDFTNYRDIYDSDFLF; encoded by the exons ATGGAACCTCCTCCAGACCTGGCAGACGACTTCCCCAATTGGCTGGAGCTGCCCCGCGACTTGACGGCGTCGATCCTGCTGAGACTGGGCGCCGTCGAGATCCTGACGAGCGTGCAGAGGGTGTGCTCGCCGTGGCGCAACCTCTTCAAAGACCCGTCGATGTGGCGCGCTGTCGACATGCGCAACAGCGGCGACTGGGATCTCTCCTACGACCTCGAGATGATGTGCCGCCACGCCGTCGATCGCAGCTGCGGCCAGTTGGTCGATATCAACGTCGAGTACTTTGGCACCGACGAGCTCCTCAGGCACATCGCTGACAG TTCAAGTCGGGTCAAATGCCTTCGACTACATTGCGATGATGACATTTCAGATGAGGGATTGAGTGAAGTGGCTGCAAAACTTCCATTACTAGAGGAGCTTGCCATTTCACACTGTTCATTGTCAAAAGATGCTTTGAATGCTGTGGGCCAGTGTTGCCCTCTTTTGAAATCACTCAAATTCAACAGCGAGGTGTATAGAACTCCTCACATAGAGTGTGATGAGGAGGCACTTGCTATTGCAAAGAACATGCCTGGATTGCGCCGTCTCCAACTTTTTGGAAATAAGCTGACTGATGACGGCGTGCAGGCCATCCTTGATGGTTGTCCTCACCTTGAATCACTTGACCTACGTCAATGTTTTAATGTCAATCTAGCAGGGAATTTGGGAAGAAGATGTGCTGAACAAATTAAAGACTTGCGGTGTCCCCGTGATCCCACTGATGACTATGAATTTGATGCTGAACTTcatgaatatgatttttttgATGACTACTCATCTGGGTTGTCCGACATTGATGATTTGTCTGATACTTATGGGTATTATGAATTCTCAGATAGCAGCAACTCTGACAACGACTACCAAGACTACGATGACTTCACCAATTACAGAGATATTTATGactcagattttttattttga